DNA from Fundulus heteroclitus isolate FHET01 chromosome 17, MU-UCD_Fhet_4.1, whole genome shotgun sequence:
GATCAAAGCTGCTGAATTGTTTTCAGGCGATAAAGTTTTAGTACGAAACGTCAACATCAGAGGGAAGCACAAACTTGCTAACCGTTGGGAACAAAACATCTATGTTGTCGTTAAACGGATCAAAGACAGTCCGGTTTACGTAGTCAGACCAGGAAATGGAGATGGCCCGAACCGTACATTGCACAGAGATTTGCTTCTCCCCTGCGGTTTCTTACCTGTTGAGGACCATGCAGGACCAGACATTCCACCTGGTAATCAAAGGAAAACAAGAACCAGGAGTAAAGTGAACAAGGCAGAACCAAGTGACCAGGATGGAGAGTGCAGTATGGATGAAATGAGTGATGAGGAGGACTTCAGTTTCACTAGATGGGAGCCGGAAATCGTTACAAGAGGGCCTTATGTTCAAACTGGAGGAAATCCTCCAAGTGCCACCTCATCTGTTGATGTTATTCCACAAAACTCCTTGCCGAATGCAAATGCGTGTCCTTCACCTGAAGTGCCTAATACAcgtggttctgattctggtcaTTTAGACGTCAGCTCCTCAGACCATGTTATTATCGACATGTCCGAAACTGACCTTGAACCTACCTTGATTGACACAGACCTCACTTCAGAAATTGTTGGCGGTACAGACAATGTTGTTAGTGCTGAAACTAGTGCTACAGAGCCAGTAAGTTTGAGACGTTCGGAAAGAGAACGACGCCCACCTCAGAAGTTGACCT
Protein-coding regions in this window:
- the LOC118566561 gene encoding uncharacterized protein LOC118566561 gives rise to the protein MFGRQPRLPIDLILGTHPGKPSPTSYSNYVKTLRQNLSESYALAIEHSKKMSDKNKVRFDKKIKAAELFSGDKVLVRNVNIRGKHKLANRWEQNIYVVVKRIKDSPVYVVRPGNGDGPNRTLHRDLLLPCGFLPVEDHAGPDIPPGNQRKTRTRSKVNKAEPSDQDGECSMDEMSDEEDFSFTRWEPEIVTRGPYVQTGGNPPSATSSVDVIPQNSLPNANACPSPEVPNTRGSDSGHLDVSSSDHVIIDMSETDLEPTLIDTDLTSEIVGGTDNVVSAETSATEPVSLRRSERERRPPQKLTYDELGEPLTLAISSFFQALSCILQMSPQKGSSWVDVHEGTHAV